In Ferribacterium limneticum, a genomic segment contains:
- a CDS encoding cytochrome c gives MKAFIFALFFVSTVALAEDTRQLAKLPEPAQESLRQEMLDNLVAVNEVLSLMAAGKVREAGEAAEAKLGMSAMGKHRSKPFDARPGPHMPPAMHGIGMDGHKAVSEFAAVAKTGDRDKALALLPNLTAACVGCHFSYRTR, from the coding sequence ATGAAGGCTTTCATTTTTGCCCTGTTTTTCGTGTCGACCGTGGCATTGGCCGAAGACACCCGCCAACTGGCCAAATTGCCCGAACCGGCGCAGGAATCGCTGCGGCAGGAGATGCTCGACAATCTCGTGGCGGTCAATGAAGTGCTGTCCTTGATGGCGGCCGGCAAGGTCAGGGAAGCCGGCGAGGCGGCCGAGGCCAAGCTGGGTATGTCGGCTATGGGCAAGCATCGCAGCAAGCCTTTTGACGCCCGGCCCGGTCCGCACATGCCGCCGGCCATGCACGGCATTGGCATGGATGGCCACAAGGCAGTCAGCGAATTCGCTGCCGTCGCCAAGACCGGTGACCGCGACAAGGCGCTGGCTCTGCTGCCCAACCTGACGGCAGCCTGCGTCGGCTGCCACTTTTCGTATCGCACGCGATGA
- a CDS encoding cytochrome c, which yields MKPAAVFLGLACVVLAPGALGTTQATGKAVVVKKAVAAKKKPVVKKTVAAKKTTPAKMVQPAPVALPAAPDNFNDERELIRMPSPARLALRAEMRDRMAALDTVLQRLNEGRVVEAGQIAQFRLGVAVWWNHTKLPANTQPEQYMPQKMQDLALDGYMAASDFATVALTGDQQTATAMLPQLTGSCAQCHQAYRIR from the coding sequence ATGAAACCTGCCGCCGTCTTCCTTGGGCTGGCCTGCGTCGTGCTGGCGCCGGGGGCGCTCGGTACTACGCAGGCGACCGGGAAGGCGGTGGTAGTGAAAAAGGCGGTTGCAGCAAAAAAGAAGCCGGTGGTCAAAAAAACAGTTGCCGCAAAAAAGACGACGCCAGCCAAGATGGTTCAGCCCGCGCCGGTTGCCCTGCCGGCCGCGCCCGACAATTTCAACGACGAACGCGAGCTGATCAGGATGCCGTCGCCAGCCCGGTTGGCCTTGCGCGCCGAAATGCGTGACCGGATGGCTGCTCTCGACACCGTTCTGCAACGCTTGAACGAAGGTCGGGTTGTAGAGGCCGGGCAGATAGCCCAGTTTCGCCTTGGCGTTGCTGTATGGTGGAATCACACCAAGCTGCCGGCGAACACACAACCAGAGCAGTACATGCCGCAAAAAATGCAGGATCTGGCGCTCGATGGCTACATGGCCGCCAGCGATTTCGCCACTGTCGCGCTGACCGGCGACCAACAAACCGCCACCGCCATGCTGCCGCAATTGACCGGCAGTTGTGCCCAATGTCACCAGGCTTACCGAATCCGATGA
- a CDS encoding PEP-CTERM sorting domain-containing protein — translation MLGKKLLAAALVAVAAGAAQAETTFHYLATAEEHFTGLSNYLDPGLMTSGPFTTGGLQTATAGAVSASLNAWADPVSGLFKSYTSINMSGAQATNIATASVRLDVTDTLRFSGPGSTVDVTFTMNYDTTFSGLGMAPFQRVGQLSHFMQAWSDRSVNLTYQVANPTYDPTATCSGGEMGCPPEAQPFNTVSEYAGETLFKEVALGGPNGIYTNGDADNGHYSGVVTLTATVPTETDITMTYFGFNYSACFHLASCALESNALHSDYLGLKVDGGTYASASGYQYLGMAAAVPEPESYAMLSAGLGLITLVARRRSRYPR, via the coding sequence ATGTTGGGCAAAAAACTTCTGGCTGCCGCCTTGGTAGCCGTTGCGGCCGGTGCCGCGCAGGCCGAAACGACTTTCCACTACTTGGCCACCGCCGAGGAGCACTTCACCGGGCTTTCCAATTATCTCGATCCGGGCCTGATGACCAGTGGCCCATTCACTACCGGCGGCCTGCAGACGGCCACCGCCGGCGCTGTTTCTGCCTCTCTGAATGCCTGGGCCGATCCGGTGAGCGGCTTGTTCAAGTCTTATACCAGCATCAACATGAGTGGTGCGCAGGCGACGAATATTGCCACGGCCTCCGTGCGCCTCGACGTGACTGATACCCTCCGCTTTTCCGGCCCGGGCAGCACGGTCGATGTCACCTTCACGATGAACTACGACACCACTTTTTCCGGCCTGGGCATGGCGCCGTTTCAACGAGTCGGCCAGCTGAGCCATTTCATGCAGGCTTGGTCCGACCGCAGCGTGAACCTGACGTATCAAGTGGCCAACCCGACCTACGATCCGACTGCAACTTGTTCGGGCGGCGAGATGGGCTGCCCGCCGGAGGCCCAGCCGTTCAACACGGTGAGCGAATATGCCGGCGAGACGCTGTTCAAGGAAGTGGCGCTGGGCGGCCCGAATGGCATTTATACCAATGGCGATGCCGACAACGGCCATTATTCGGGCGTCGTCACCTTGACCGCCACGGTGCCGACCGAAACCGATATCACGATGACCTACTTCGGCTTCAATTACAGCGCCTGTTTTCACCTCGCCAGCTGCGCCCTGGAAAGCAATGCCCTGCATTCCGACTACCTCGGTCTCAAGGTCGATGGTGGCACCTATGCCTCGGCCAGCGGCTATCAGTATCTCGGCATGGCGGCCGCCGTTCCCGAGCCTGAGTCATACGCCATGCTGAGCGCCGGCCTCGGCCTCATCACCCTGGTTGCCCGGCGCCGCTCACGCTACCCGCGCTGA
- the ubiA gene encoding 4-hydroxybenzoate octaprenyltransferase, which yields MNWPALKEKLDLYEKLMRLDKPIGILLLLWPTLWALWLSALGRPNWWVVWVFVLGTVLMRSAGCVINDYADRDFDKHVERTKERPLTAGKVTTKEALALFAGLSLLSFALVLLLGNTLVIWLSVPALFLAASYPFTKRFLAIPQAYLGIAFGFGIPMAYAAQVGGVPAEAWWLLLANVFWAVAYDTEYAMVDREDDLKIGIKTSAITFGRFDVAAVMACYAATLAIIGGIGYSLNLGWAFYAGLVVAANIMGVHYTWIRGRERMRCFKAFLHNNWVGLVIFIGIVVDFVVSGRGFG from the coding sequence ATGAACTGGCCAGCCCTCAAGGAAAAACTCGATCTCTACGAAAAGCTCATGCGGCTGGATAAGCCCATCGGCATCCTGCTGCTGCTCTGGCCGACGCTGTGGGCGTTGTGGCTGTCGGCGCTGGGGCGGCCGAACTGGTGGGTGGTCTGGGTTTTCGTTCTGGGCACCGTACTGATGCGCTCGGCCGGCTGCGTCATCAACGACTACGCCGACCGCGATTTTGACAAGCACGTCGAACGGACCAAAGAGCGCCCGCTGACCGCCGGCAAGGTGACGACGAAGGAAGCATTGGCGCTTTTCGCAGGTCTGTCGCTGCTCTCCTTCGCGCTGGTCCTGCTGCTCGGCAACACGCTGGTCATCTGGCTGTCGGTGCCTGCGCTTTTTCTGGCGGCCAGCTATCCATTTACCAAACGCTTTCTGGCCATTCCGCAGGCTTACCTCGGCATCGCCTTCGGCTTCGGCATCCCGATGGCCTACGCGGCGCAGGTCGGCGGCGTGCCGGCCGAGGCCTGGTGGCTGCTGCTCGCCAACGTTTTCTGGGCCGTCGCCTACGACACCGAATACGCCATGGTCGACCGCGAGGACGACCTCAAAATCGGCATCAAGACTTCGGCCATTACCTTCGGCCGCTTCGACGTCGCGGCGGTCATGGCTTGTTATGCGGCGACGCTGGCGATCATCGGTGGGATCGGCTACAGCCTGAATCTCGGCTGGGCCTTCTACGCCGGACTGGTTGTCGCCGCCAACATCATGGGCGTGCATTACACCTGGATTCGCGGCCGCGAACGGATGCGCTGCTTCAAGGCCTTCCTGCACAACAACTGGGTTGGCCTGGTGATTTTCATCGGCATCGTCGTCGACTTTGTGGTTTCCGGAAGGGGCTTCGGATGA
- the ubiD gene encoding 4-hydroxy-3-polyprenylbenzoate decarboxylase — MKYHDLRDFMSQLEKTGELKRVGIEVDTRLEMTEICDRVLRAEGPAILFEKPKGHTIPVLANLFGTPKRVALGMGEESVQALREVGKLLAYLKEPEPPKGLKDAWDKLPILKQVMNMAPKTVSSAPCQEVVWEGKDVDLAKFPIQHCWPGDVAPLITWGLVVTKGPHKNRQNLGIYRQQVLGPNKVIMRWLAHRGGALDFREFQLANPGQPFPVAVVLGCDPATILGAVTPVPDSLSEYQFAGLLRGGKTELIKCLGSALQVPASAEIVLEGVIHPGEMALEGPYGDHTGYYNEQAEFPVFTIERMTMRKNPIYHSTYTGKPPDEPAVLGVALNEVFVPLLQKQYPEIVDFYLPPEGCSYRMAIVSIKKAYPGHAKRIMFGIWSFLRQFMYTKTIIVVDDDIDIRDWKEVVWAMTTRMDATRDTTLVDNTPIDYLDFASPVAGLGSKMGLDATNKWPGETTREWGRPIVMDDGVKKRVDAMWQELGL; from the coding sequence ATGAAATATCACGATCTGCGCGACTTCATGTCGCAACTGGAAAAGACCGGCGAACTCAAGCGCGTCGGCATCGAGGTCGATACCCGCCTCGAAATGACCGAAATCTGCGACCGCGTGCTGCGCGCGGAGGGTCCGGCCATTCTGTTCGAGAAGCCGAAAGGCCACACGATTCCCGTGCTGGCCAACCTGTTCGGCACGCCAAAACGCGTTGCGCTTGGCATGGGCGAGGAGTCGGTGCAGGCCCTGCGCGAAGTCGGCAAGCTGCTGGCGTATTTGAAGGAACCGGAGCCGCCGAAGGGCCTCAAGGACGCCTGGGACAAGCTGCCGATCCTGAAGCAAGTCATGAACATGGCGCCGAAAACGGTGTCGAGCGCACCTTGTCAGGAAGTTGTCTGGGAGGGCAAGGATGTCGATCTGGCCAAGTTTCCGATCCAGCATTGCTGGCCGGGCGACGTCGCGCCGCTGATTACCTGGGGCCTGGTCGTCACCAAGGGGCCGCACAAGAACCGGCAGAACCTCGGCATCTACCGCCAGCAGGTGCTCGGCCCGAACAAGGTGATCATGCGCTGGCTGGCCCATCGCGGCGGGGCGCTGGATTTTCGCGAGTTTCAACTGGCCAATCCGGGGCAACCGTTCCCGGTCGCCGTCGTGCTCGGCTGCGATCCGGCGACCATCCTCGGCGCCGTGACGCCAGTGCCCGATTCGCTGTCCGAATACCAGTTCGCCGGCTTGCTGCGCGGCGGCAAGACCGAGCTGATCAAATGCCTCGGCTCCGCTTTGCAAGTGCCGGCTTCGGCCGAAATCGTGCTGGAAGGCGTCATTCACCCCGGCGAAATGGCGCTCGAAGGGCCGTACGGCGATCACACCGGTTACTACAACGAGCAGGCCGAATTCCCTGTATTCACCATCGAGCGCATGACCATGCGCAAGAACCCGATCTACCACAGCACCTACACCGGCAAGCCGCCCGACGAACCGGCGGTGCTCGGCGTGGCGCTCAATGAAGTCTTTGTGCCGTTGCTCCAGAAGCAGTATCCCGAAATCGTCGATTTCTACCTGCCGCCGGAAGGCTGCTCGTACCGGATGGCCATCGTCAGCATCAAGAAAGCCTACCCCGGCCACGCCAAGCGCATCATGTTCGGCATCTGGAGTTTCCTGCGCCAGTTCATGTACACCAAGACGATCATCGTCGTCGACGACGACATCGACATCCGCGACTGGAAGGAAGTGGTCTGGGCGATGACGACGCGCATGGACGCGACGCGCGACACGACGCTGGTCGACAACACGCCGATCGATTACCTCGATTTCGCTTCGCCAGTGGCCGGCCTCGGTTCCAAGATGGGGCTCGATGCGACCAACAAGTGGCCGGGAGAAACGACGCGCGAATGGGGGCGGCCGATTGTCATGGAT